A region from the Paenibacillus humicola genome encodes:
- a CDS encoding SMP-30/gluconolactonase/LRE family protein, which translates to MNIIRYSAGLDGIVPEGREIRKLATGYSFAEGPVWCPRTSRLFFTDFPNQRIHVWSEAEGARLFKEKSGRAVGMAMDAEGRLILCESLERRISRIEPDGSVTPLATHYNGDRLNNTNDVIVKRDGSLYFSDPYSAMLGGPRDLNYNGVFRCDFATGEVELLTDEFERPNGLAFSPDETLLYVNDTNKQHIKVYDVAPDGSVSGGRLFAELDTNTGPGAADGMKTDERGNVYVTGPGGIWIIAPSGEPLGRIELPEVAANLCFGGSPGSDRRDILYITASTSLYCVRLEVCGAA; encoded by the coding sequence ATGAACATCATCCGTTATTCCGCCGGGCTGGACGGCATCGTTCCCGAAGGCCGGGAAATCCGGAAGCTCGCGACCGGCTATTCGTTTGCGGAAGGTCCCGTCTGGTGTCCGCGGACGAGCCGGCTGTTTTTTACGGATTTTCCGAATCAGCGCATCCACGTCTGGAGCGAAGCGGAAGGGGCGCGTCTTTTCAAGGAGAAGAGCGGCCGTGCGGTCGGCATGGCGATGGACGCGGAAGGCCGGCTTATCCTTTGCGAATCGCTGGAGCGGCGGATTTCCCGCATCGAGCCGGACGGATCGGTGACACCGCTGGCGACGCATTATAATGGAGACCGGCTCAACAACACGAACGACGTCATCGTCAAAAGGGACGGCTCGCTTTATTTCTCCGATCCGTACAGCGCCATGCTGGGAGGCCCGCGTGATTTGAACTATAACGGCGTATTCCGCTGCGACTTTGCCACTGGTGAGGTCGAGCTGCTGACGGACGAATTCGAACGCCCGAACGGGCTCGCTTTTTCGCCGGACGAAACGCTGCTGTACGTCAACGACACGAACAAGCAGCATATCAAGGTGTACGACGTTGCGCCGGACGGAAGCGTGAGCGGCGGGCGCCTGTTTGCGGAGCTCGACACAAATACCGGGCCCGGCGCCGCAGACGGCATGAAGACGGACGAACGCGGCAACGTATACGTCACCGGTCCGGGCGGGATTTGGATCATCGCGCCATCGGGAGAGCCGCTGGGCCGGATCGAGCTGCCGGAGGTGGCGGCAAACCTATGCTTCGGCGGAAGCCCTGGTTCGGACCGACGGGATATCCTTTACATCACGGCATCGACTTCCCTGTATTGTGTGAGGCTCGAGGTTTGCGGGGCCGCATAA
- a CDS encoding xanthine phosphoribosyltransferase codes for MELLKERILREAVIINDDVLKLDALLNHQVDPLLTMEMGREFARRFAEDPITKVITVESSGIPVAFAAALALNVPLLFARRKKTLIADPDALCERVPSFTKGIVTDIMVSKQFLTEDDTVLFIDDIIANGDAARGLIKIIERSGAKLAGLGIVVEKSFQAGARTIREQGIRIESLVRIGSLEGGKIRFE; via the coding sequence ATGGAACTGTTAAAAGAACGCATTTTGCGCGAAGCTGTAATTATTAACGACGATGTCCTCAAGCTCGATGCGCTGCTAAACCATCAGGTGGATCCTCTGCTGACGATGGAGATGGGCCGGGAGTTTGCCCGCCGGTTCGCGGAAGATCCGATTACGAAGGTGATCACCGTGGAATCGTCCGGCATTCCGGTCGCATTCGCTGCCGCGCTCGCGCTGAACGTGCCGCTTCTTTTTGCCAGACGGAAAAAGACGCTGATCGCCGATCCCGACGCGCTGTGCGAGCGTGTGCCTTCGTTTACGAAAGGAATCGTCACCGACATCATGGTATCCAAGCAATTTTTGACGGAGGACGACACGGTGCTGTTCATCGACGATATTATCGCCAACGGCGATGCGGCGCGCGGGCTGATCAAAATTATCGAGCGGTCGGGAGCGAAGCTGGCCGGACTCGGCATCGTCGTCGAGAAATCGTTCCAGGCCGGAGCCCGGACAATCCGCGAGCAGGGCATTCGCATCGAATCGCTGGTCCGCATCGGCTCGCTGGAAGGCGGAAAAATCCGGTTCGAGTAG
- a CDS encoding aldo/keto reductase, giving the protein MKYGYLGRSGMRVSRLCLGTAAFGSSIKRPGEYGSVTEQEAHRIMDAALDAGINFFDTANVYGDLGQRGITEEIIGRWFAKGGNRRERVVLGTKVGRMFDDDTIDGPNKPQGLSLYKIRRHFEASLRRLQTDHIELYQMHHVDRNVLWEELWEAFEGLVRSGRVDYIGSSNFAGRDLLKAQSSAKERHFMGLISEQHGYNLINRFAENDTIPTAKDLGIGVIIFSPLARGLLAIDMSRPIPERLAGHARRLLETHRTQIEQYSALCRELGHKESHVALAWLLAQPAVTAPIIGPCTVEELEDCLKAVEIELDEPTLKRLDEIFPTPRETNLFPQQ; this is encoded by the coding sequence ATGAAATACGGTTATTTGGGACGGTCGGGCATGCGGGTCAGCCGCTTGTGCCTGGGTACGGCGGCATTCGGCAGCTCGATCAAGCGGCCGGGCGAATACGGCAGCGTGACGGAGCAGGAGGCGCACCGCATTATGGACGCCGCGCTGGATGCGGGCATCAACTTTTTCGATACGGCCAACGTTTACGGCGACCTTGGCCAGCGCGGCATTACCGAGGAGATTATCGGGCGCTGGTTCGCCAAAGGCGGCAACCGCCGCGAGCGGGTCGTGCTCGGCACGAAGGTCGGGCGGATGTTCGACGACGATACGATCGACGGGCCGAACAAGCCGCAAGGGCTGTCGCTGTATAAAATCCGCCGCCATTTCGAAGCTTCGCTGCGGCGGCTGCAGACCGACCATATCGAGCTGTACCAGATGCACCATGTGGACCGCAACGTGCTGTGGGAAGAGCTTTGGGAAGCGTTCGAGGGCCTCGTCCGTTCGGGACGAGTCGATTATATCGGATCGTCCAATTTTGCCGGCCGGGATTTGTTGAAAGCGCAATCAAGCGCCAAAGAACGTCATTTTATGGGACTCATTTCCGAGCAGCACGGCTATAACCTGATCAACCGCTTTGCCGAGAACGATACGATTCCGACGGCCAAGGACCTTGGCATCGGCGTCATCATTTTCAGTCCGCTTGCGCGGGGGCTGCTTGCGATCGACATGTCCCGTCCCATTCCCGAGCGGCTCGCCGGCCATGCGCGGAGGCTGCTTGAAACGCACCGGACGCAGATAGAGCAGTATTCCGCCCTGTGCCGCGAGCTGGGCCATAAGGAATCGCATGTCGCGCTGGCCTGGCTGCTCGCCCAGCCGGCAGTCACCGCCCCGATCATCGGGCCGTGTACGGTCGAGGAGCTCGAGGACTGCCTGAAGGCGGTCGAGATCGAGCTGGACGAGCCGACGCTGAAGCGGCTGGACGAAATTTTCCCGACGCCGCGCGAGACGAATCTGTTTCCGCAGCAGTAA
- a CDS encoding DUF4432 family protein has translation MKHSPCTIRETTAAGLDRLVLENGLLQISILAGKGADIYELIYKPLQMDVLLKTGPGLDGFRGRDLAERRLRMYSEIYVGGWQDCLPHRARYGGIEITQDNGGIAATLPWAYEVTSNTEDTVSVRCFVQLPEVPLDVEKTFTLQKGESTLHITQRIRNRGDAAASFTWTQHPAFGGTFLDETVDVEVPEGCIAFHPRQYAAAQGSDPAAFEEPIDRITLHGGAPRDIRKVLPRTASDQLFLVLKNAGEPWARLVNRRKGLGVQLRWQLDAFPYIRYWSSIGPGIYTVAVEPSNDAFASLDDSLAHGTYLELQPGGQFETRYSCELFETNRDPA, from the coding sequence ATGAAACATTCGCCATGCACGATACGCGAAACGACGGCTGCCGGACTCGATAGGCTCGTTTTGGAAAACGGGCTGCTGCAAATAAGTATTTTGGCCGGTAAAGGGGCCGATATCTACGAGTTGATCTACAAGCCGCTGCAGATGGACGTACTGCTGAAGACAGGACCGGGGCTGGACGGCTTTCGCGGCCGAGACCTTGCGGAACGGCGGCTGCGTATGTATTCCGAGATTTACGTTGGCGGCTGGCAGGATTGTCTTCCGCACCGCGCCAGGTACGGCGGCATCGAAATTACCCAGGATAACGGCGGTATCGCCGCCACGCTGCCGTGGGCTTATGAAGTGACGTCAAACACGGAAGACACGGTATCGGTACGCTGCTTCGTGCAGCTGCCGGAAGTCCCGCTCGATGTCGAAAAGACGTTTACGCTTCAAAAGGGCGAATCGACGCTGCATATCACGCAGCGGATCCGGAACAGGGGCGATGCCGCCGCTTCGTTCACATGGACCCAGCATCCCGCGTTCGGCGGAACGTTTCTGGACGAGACCGTCGACGTTGAAGTGCCCGAGGGCTGCATCGCCTTTCACCCCCGGCAGTACGCTGCGGCGCAGGGAAGCGATCCGGCCGCCTTCGAGGAGCCGATCGACCGGATTACGCTGCACGGCGGCGCGCCGCGCGACATCCGGAAGGTGCTGCCGCGAACCGCGAGCGATCAGCTGTTTCTCGTGCTGAAAAACGCCGGCGAGCCCTGGGCGCGGCTGGTGAACCGCCGGAAGGGGCTTGGCGTTCAGCTGCGCTGGCAGCTCGACGCTTTTCCCTACATCCGCTACTGGAGCAGCATCGGACCGGGCATCTATACGGTGGCCGTCGAACCGTCCAACGACGCCTTCGCTTCGCTGGACGATTCGCTCGCGCACGGCACGTATCTGGAGCTGCAGCCGGGCGGGCAATTCGAAACCAGGTATTCGTGCGAGCTATTCGAAACGAATCGTGATCCGGCTTGA
- a CDS encoding 3-hydroxyacyl-CoA dehydrogenase family protein: MEKLTVLGAGLMGHSIALTAAWAKMEVKLQGIDQPDLERADKGIRDKLALLDANGLIEPGERERIRERITLLTSVEDAVDGATFVIEAIPEQLQLKQQFYEKLDDLCGSGTVLASNTSGLSPTAIARDMKRPSRMVVTHFWNPAHLIPLVEVVRGEHTDDETVGRAMTLLREMNKKPIEVKKDIPGFVGNRLQYALFREAQHILATGAATQEDIDTAVTMSLGRRLPITGPFMTADMGGLEVFDSISSYLFKDLNNDGESLAAMRKLVDDGHYGQKNGEGFYDWTPELSERMSRQREQELIRFLKQDMERKE; this comes from the coding sequence ATGGAGAAGCTTACCGTATTGGGCGCGGGGCTGATGGGCCATTCCATAGCGCTTACGGCCGCATGGGCCAAGATGGAGGTGAAGCTGCAGGGAATCGACCAGCCCGACTTGGAACGCGCGGATAAAGGCATTCGGGACAAGCTTGCGCTGCTGGATGCAAACGGCTTGATCGAGCCTGGGGAGCGGGAACGGATTCGGGAAAGAATTACGCTGCTGACGTCGGTCGAGGACGCCGTCGACGGCGCGACCTTCGTCATCGAAGCGATTCCGGAGCAGCTTCAGCTGAAACAGCAGTTTTACGAAAAGCTGGACGACCTGTGCGGCAGCGGCACCGTGCTGGCCAGCAACACGTCGGGTCTCAGCCCGACGGCGATCGCACGCGATATGAAACGGCCGTCCCGGATGGTCGTTACGCATTTTTGGAATCCGGCGCACCTGATTCCTCTGGTCGAGGTCGTGCGCGGCGAGCATACGGACGACGAGACCGTCGGACGGGCGATGACCCTGCTCCGCGAAATGAACAAAAAGCCGATCGAAGTGAAGAAGGACATTCCCGGTTTTGTCGGCAACCGGCTGCAGTACGCGCTGTTCCGCGAAGCCCAGCATATTTTGGCGACCGGAGCCGCGACGCAGGAGGACATCGACACGGCCGTGACGATGAGCCTTGGGCGCAGGCTGCCGATCACGGGGCCTTTTATGACGGCGGACATGGGCGGACTGGAAGTGTTTGATTCCATCTCCTCATATTTGTTCAAGGATTTGAACAACGACGGCGAGTCGCTGGCGGCGATGCGGAAGCTGGTGGACGACGGGCATTACGGGCAAAAGAACGGCGAAGGCTTTTACGACTGGACGCCGGAACTGTCCGAACGTATGAGCAGGCAGCGCGAGCAGGAGCTGATTCGCTTCCTGAAGCAGGATATGGAGCGGAAGGAATAA
- a CDS encoding ArsB/NhaD family transporter codes for MPLIFSIAVFIAALILIVWKPCGLREAYPALAGAALLFAFRLLAPADAAYIWSFVWDATFSLIGIMLFTSLLDQNGFFRWAALHIVRRFHRRQVRLLVGLSLLAACITVFFNNDGTILIMTPIALEVTALLKLPRKAKIAFLFSVGLMADTASAPLMMSNLTNILTADFFGISFGDYAKVMLIPGMTAIVATVGMTALVFGRTIRREENREEAPHSFPAPGSAIGDKRLFAVSWIMIGVMMAGYLVSGRLHLPVMAVALVGAALQWAASAALGKANFRQTVRRAPWLIVVFALSMNLIVYSLYLHGAVGWFPDALGPVTAQGAAAGIFGSGVLFSLLAAAVNNLPAVLVSSLSIGQLGGGPSYLPFASLLGTAVGAKLTPIGSLATLLWLQLISRGGAPLTWKEYVKYGLTFTFPILFCALFALWLVCR; via the coding sequence ATGCCCTTAATCTTCTCGATTGCCGTATTTATCGCGGCGCTCATCCTGATCGTCTGGAAACCGTGCGGGCTGCGCGAAGCGTATCCCGCTTTGGCGGGAGCGGCGCTGCTCTTCGCCTTCCGGCTGCTCGCGCCGGCAGATGCCGCCTATATTTGGAGCTTCGTCTGGGATGCGACGTTCTCGCTGATCGGCATTATGCTCTTTACCTCGCTGCTTGACCAGAACGGTTTTTTCCGCTGGGCGGCGCTTCATATCGTGCGGAGATTCCACCGCCGGCAGGTGCGGCTGCTCGTCGGCTTGTCGCTGCTGGCCGCCTGCATCACCGTTTTTTTCAACAACGACGGCACGATTCTGATTATGACTCCGATCGCGCTCGAGGTAACGGCGCTGCTGAAGCTGCCGCGCAAAGCGAAAATCGCCTTTTTGTTCAGCGTCGGCCTGATGGCCGACACCGCCAGCGCGCCGCTCATGATGAGCAATTTGACGAATATTCTGACGGCCGATTTTTTCGGAATCTCTTTCGGGGATTACGCCAAGGTCATGCTCATTCCGGGAATGACGGCCATTGTGGCGACCGTTGGAATGACGGCGCTCGTCTTCGGGAGAACGATCCGTCGGGAAGAAAACCGGGAGGAGGCGCCGCATTCGTTTCCCGCGCCGGGTTCGGCGATCGGCGACAAGCGGCTGTTTGCGGTATCCTGGATCATGATTGGCGTCATGATGGCGGGTTATTTGGTCTCGGGGAGACTGCACCTGCCGGTTATGGCGGTCGCGCTCGTTGGAGCGGCGCTGCAGTGGGCGGCATCCGCCGCGCTGGGAAAAGCGAATTTCCGCCAAACTGTAAGGCGGGCGCCGTGGCTGATCGTCGTGTTCGCGCTGTCGATGAATTTAATCGTGTACAGCCTGTATCTTCACGGCGCCGTCGGCTGGTTTCCGGATGCGCTCGGGCCGGTGACGGCGCAAGGAGCGGCGGCCGGCATTTTCGGGTCGGGCGTCCTGTTCTCGCTGCTTGCCGCGGCGGTCAACAATCTGCCGGCCGTGCTCGTTTCTTCGCTGTCGATCGGACAGCTCGGCGGCGGCCCTTCCTATTTGCCGTTCGCCAGCCTGCTCGGCACGGCGGTCGGCGCCAAGCTGACCCCGATCGGTTCGTTGGCCACGCTCCTGTGGCTGCAGCTGATCAGCCGCGGCGGGGCGCCGCTTACCTGGAAGGAGTACGTCAAATACGGGCTGACGTTTACGTTTCCTATCTTGTTTTGCGCCTTATTCGCATTATGGCTGGTCTGCCGTTGA
- a CDS encoding AAA family ATPase — translation MRLIGLHAEGFGRLHQFSCDLDAPITVVYGPNEAGKSTALAFVRSMLYGFAKRANAAERQEPVFGGRHGGRLVFRGRDGCRYILERYASVPGKVSVRRIGDPDAPGDEGGTAEIMTQAAWERQFLDGIGERMFRQLFAITLAELQAVGMLEGDELGKQLYHAGWGGGAAIAKAEKTLGTQLGELYKPRGSTQRIGRLLKELERTEDELRRLGDGIAAFNELTVAAERAAVRLQEETDKLPQLRERAELLARACGMHGVWLDNLALQKEKEVLGPARRLPSEARARFEALAVERERLLAGLDRADRELSAAERELAALEDERRPELLAHADRAEALLLSAESAQAYRLERREIEAELREHGTALSRLLARVARDWNEERLRELRVTVADRDSVRSFRLAMAEAEEDRKRAEMELTALTEQIREASDQLGRLEAPASAGRDDEGVPQLLPETPEALRQAALAFEDAWRELELERLRDGHESRGAQTPAGGLAALLAAAGALAAAAAGFAAAGWRAAAAAAGAGAAVLAAAALLRRRPRREAAAAAAARLAAAERRAAAALRALVREPAAALAALLGGAQPAGAAGAPRREPPGGPAAAQAYRREAAAAAETAAPAGASPARLRRAAARSRAAETAAAQRRAGIEPPDAAAFLARLRAAVAARQDELRGGAFADSSRQELTRRLERLNARQLALSESAGRAAGRRAELEAEWAGWLAAKRLPAPLSPDAALETFDLAEQALLRLETRDRAADKAAAIDSRLAQFDEEARKLADVFPDLLRAVRGDVSAALRLLKTEADKQREAKRRMAELQERIGVLAAGKEEQQAVLDRIDEQRGEWLAAAGAAGETEWLEAVERSERLAAIDAETARLEAQLQAGLSPVQRQRIETWYAEADERGLAERKREAEAELAQAEERIGGLREELGRTRQKLDQLLRENDRRRLAAERELQLAELERLTGRYAVWSLASALIGRTKRIMERQRQPAVLREASRFMRIMSGGRYVRVSVPESSPDIRLEAADGREIGSAFLSRGTAEQLYLSMRFALADEAAAELPMILDDLFVNFDRGRLEAAISVLGELSGRRQLVLLTCHEHIRDLLLDKLPEAKRVDFG, via the coding sequence GTGAGGCTGATCGGACTGCATGCCGAAGGGTTCGGCAGACTGCACCAGTTTTCCTGCGATTTGGATGCGCCGATAACGGTCGTCTACGGTCCGAACGAAGCGGGCAAAAGCACCGCGCTGGCGTTCGTCCGTTCGATGCTATACGGCTTCGCGAAGCGGGCGAACGCGGCGGAACGGCAGGAGCCGGTTTTCGGCGGCCGCCACGGCGGACGGCTGGTTTTCCGGGGCCGGGACGGCTGCCGGTACATATTGGAACGTTATGCCTCCGTTCCGGGAAAAGTTTCGGTCCGCCGCATCGGCGATCCGGACGCGCCGGGGGATGAAGGCGGCACGGCGGAGATCATGACGCAGGCCGCTTGGGAGCGTCAATTTCTGGACGGCATCGGCGAGCGCATGTTCCGTCAGCTGTTCGCGATTACGCTGGCGGAGCTTCAGGCGGTCGGTATGCTGGAGGGCGACGAGCTTGGCAAGCAGCTGTACCATGCCGGCTGGGGCGGCGGCGCGGCAATCGCGAAAGCGGAGAAAACGCTCGGCACTCAGCTTGGAGAGCTGTACAAGCCCCGCGGCAGCACGCAGCGGATCGGCCGGCTGCTGAAGGAGCTCGAACGGACGGAGGACGAGCTTCGCCGGCTGGGCGACGGTATTGCTGCGTTTAACGAGCTGACGGTGGCGGCGGAGCGGGCGGCCGTACGGCTGCAGGAGGAGACGGACAAGCTGCCGCAGCTGCGGGAAAGGGCAGAGCTTCTTGCGAGAGCTTGCGGGATGCACGGCGTTTGGCTGGACAATCTGGCGCTGCAGAAGGAAAAAGAAGTGCTCGGTCCGGCGCGCCGCCTGCCGAGCGAAGCGCGTGCCCGTTTCGAAGCGCTGGCCGTGGAACGCGAGCGGCTGCTTGCCGGTCTGGACCGGGCGGATCGGGAGCTGTCGGCGGCGGAGCGCGAGCTCGCGGCGCTGGAGGATGAACGCCGCCCGGAGCTTCTTGCACATGCGGACCGGGCCGAAGCGCTGCTGCTGTCCGCCGAATCGGCGCAAGCCTACCGTCTGGAGCGCAGGGAAATCGAAGCGGAGCTGCGCGAGCACGGGACGGCGCTGTCGCGGCTGCTTGCCCGGGTTGCGCGCGATTGGAACGAAGAGCGGCTGAGAGAGCTGCGGGTCACTGTGGCGGACCGCGACTCGGTGCGGAGCTTTCGTCTGGCAATGGCGGAAGCGGAGGAAGACCGCAAACGGGCGGAAATGGAGCTTACGGCGCTTACGGAGCAGATCCGCGAAGCGTCAGATCAGCTTGGCAGGCTTGAGGCGCCGGCATCGGCGGGTCGCGACGACGAAGGCGTCCCGCAGCTGCTGCCGGAGACGCCGGAAGCGCTCCGCCAGGCGGCGCTTGCGTTCGAGGACGCCTGGCGGGAGCTGGAGCTGGAGCGGCTGCGGGACGGGCATGAGTCACGAGGCGCGCAGACGCCAGCCGGCGGCCTGGCCGCGCTGCTCGCAGCCGCCGGCGCGCTCGCAGCGGCTGCGGCCGGCTTCGCGGCCGCCGGCTGGCGCGCCGCCGCAGCCGCCGCGGGCGCAGGCGCCGCCGTGCTCGCGGCCGCTGCGCTGCTGCGGCGCAGGCCGCGCCGCGAAGCGGCCGCCGCCGCGGCGGCGCGGCTGGCGGCGGCCGAGCGCCGCGCTGCGGCGGCGCTGCGCGCGCTCGTGCGCGAGCCGGCGGCCGCGCTGGCGGCGCTGCTCGGCGGCGCGCAGCCCGCCGGCGCGGCAGGGGCGCCGCGCCGCGAGCCGCCGGGCGGGCCGGCGGCGGCGCAGGCCTACCGCCGCGAGGCGGCCGCCGCGGCCGAGACCGCGGCGCCTGCCGGCGCCTCGCCGGCCCGGCTGCGCCGCGCCGCCGCCCGCTCCCGCGCGGCGGAGACGGCCGCGGCGCAGCGGCGTGCCGGCATCGAGCCGCCGGACGCCGCTGCCTTCCTGGCGCGGCTGCGCGCCGCCGTCGCCGCGCGGCAGGATGAGCTGCGCGGCGGCGCCTTCGCCGACAGCAGCCGCCAGGAGCTGACGCGCCGGCTCGAACGGCTGAACGCCCGGCAGCTGGCGCTGTCCGAGTCGGCAGGCCGGGCGGCGGGCCGGCGCGCGGAGCTGGAAGCCGAGTGGGCCGGCTGGCTTGCGGCCAAAAGGCTGCCCGCGCCGCTTTCTCCGGATGCGGCGCTGGAAACGTTCGATCTCGCCGAGCAGGCGCTTCTCCGCCTCGAGACGCGCGACCGCGCAGCGGACAAAGCGGCGGCGATCGACTCCCGCCTGGCGCAGTTCGACGAGGAAGCGCGGAAGCTTGCCGACGTTTTCCCCGACCTGCTGCGCGCGGTCCGGGGCGACGTCTCCGCCGCGCTGCGGCTGCTGAAAACCGAGGCGGACAAGCAGCGGGAAGCCAAGCGGCGGATGGCGGAGCTCCAGGAACGGATCGGCGTGCTGGCGGCCGGGAAGGAAGAGCAGCAGGCGGTGCTGGATCGCATCGACGAGCAGCGCGGAGAATGGCTTGCCGCAGCCGGTGCAGCGGGCGAGACGGAATGGCTGGAAGCGGTGGAGCGTTCCGAGCGGCTCGCCGCAATCGACGCGGAGACGGCCCGGCTTGAGGCGCAGCTGCAGGCCGGACTGAGCCCCGTACAGCGGCAGCGGATCGAAACATGGTATGCGGAGGCCGATGAACGCGGCCTTGCGGAGCGAAAACGCGAAGCGGAAGCGGAGCTGGCCCAGGCCGAGGAGCGGATCGGCGGGCTGCGCGAGGAGCTGGGCCGTACCCGGCAAAAGCTCGATCAGCTGCTGCGCGAGAACGATCGCCGGCGGCTGGCCGCCGAGCGGGAGCTGCAGCTTGCCGAGCTGGAGCGTTTAACCGGCCGTTATGCGGTCTGGTCGCTCGCTTCGGCCTTGATTGGTCGAACGAAGCGAATCATGGAGCGGCAGAGGCAGCCGGCGGTGCTGCGCGAGGCTTCCCGGTTCATGCGCATCATGTCCGGGGGCCGGTACGTGCGCGTATCCGTGCCCGAGAGCTCGCCGGACATCCGGCTGGAAGCCGCGGACGGCCGCGAGATCGGCAGCGCATTTTTAAGCCGCGGAACGGCGGAGCAGCTGTACCTGTCCATGCGATTCGCGCTGGCGGACGAAGCGGCCGCGGAGCTGCCGATGATTTTGGACGACCTGTTCGTCAACTTCGACCGCGGCCGGCTGGAAGCCGCCATTTCGGTTCTGGGCGAGCTGTCCGGCCGGAGACAGCTGGTGCTGCTGACGTGCCACGAGCATATCCGCGACCTGCTGCTGGACAAACTGCCCGAAGCGAAGCGGGTCGATTTCGGATAA
- a CDS encoding response regulator transcription factor, with the protein MLKVMIVEDEDIVRDEIKHLIDWENHGFSLIAEARNGREGLQLFEERNPDIIISDIKMPGLGGLEMTSTILDRQKHKKVILLTAFGDFDFAREAIKLGIHSYVLKHELDGAVLVQELNKARQQIEEEESAEYLARKEHLRMFLKRVAAHPDDASPGLGRPFPWQGRTGMFILGFDRVQSQGQQGQAVPEGEGVERSEFIDFLYTRLFKGVDAEAADLNGREAAVFVRVPESFSEKKRYEFCWSFARHLQQRISEVYGCTVSIAIGPAFEHARDIGKSLRTTKQIYALRMFSKSSCILTDVRKIGVPDGEYGAADRLLAEIRDSLQAEEYDVAVKKIEELFTRRLVALQDPAFVRKCVFELVRIVNARRPPQQPVIDPIEKLAEIYELDNVFGISEWFADIVRQLAEESSSKYSRKIRDVLQYIHVNYQRDISLNEVADRLGLSLIYTSQLFKKEVGVSFVAYIARYRIERARELLETGKYKVHEVGAMVGYQTVQYFCKTYKRITGKNPGDR; encoded by the coding sequence ATGTTGAAGGTGATGATCGTCGAGGATGAGGACATCGTCCGGGATGAAATCAAACATTTGATCGACTGGGAAAATCACGGCTTCTCGCTGATCGCCGAAGCGCGGAACGGCCGCGAAGGCTTGCAGCTCTTCGAGGAACGGAACCCGGACATCATCATTTCGGATATTAAGATGCCGGGGCTCGGCGGGCTCGAAATGACGTCCACCATTCTGGACCGGCAGAAGCACAAAAAGGTCATTTTGCTCACCGCATTCGGCGATTTCGATTTTGCGCGGGAAGCGATCAAGCTTGGCATTCATTCCTACGTGCTGAAGCACGAGCTGGACGGCGCCGTGCTGGTGCAGGAGCTGAACAAGGCGAGGCAGCAGATCGAAGAGGAAGAAAGCGCCGAATATTTGGCCCGCAAGGAACATCTCCGGATGTTCCTGAAGCGGGTTGCGGCGCATCCGGACGACGCTTCTCCGGGTCTCGGCCGTCCGTTTCCCTGGCAGGGACGGACGGGCATGTTTATTCTGGGTTTCGACCGTGTGCAGTCGCAAGGGCAGCAGGGGCAAGCAGTGCCGGAAGGCGAAGGGGTGGAGCGCAGCGAGTTTATCGATTTCCTGTATACCCGCCTGTTCAAGGGCGTCGATGCCGAAGCGGCGGATTTGAACGGCCGCGAGGCAGCCGTGTTCGTCCGCGTGCCCGAATCGTTCAGCGAGAAAAAAAGGTACGAATTTTGCTGGTCGTTTGCCCGCCATCTGCAGCAGCGCATTTCGGAGGTATACGGCTGCACGGTATCCATTGCGATCGGGCCGGCGTTCGAGCATGCCCGCGATATCGGAAAATCGCTCCGGACAACGAAGCAAATCTATGCGCTCCGGATGTTCAGCAAAAGCAGCTGCATTCTGACCGATGTGCGGAAAATCGGCGTTCCGGACGGCGAATACGGCGCCGCGGACCGGCTGCTCGCTGAAATACGCGACAGCCTTCAAGCGGAGGAATACGACGTCGCCGTCAAAAAAATCGAAGAGCTGTTTACGCGCCGTCTCGTGGCGCTGCAGGATCCGGCTTTTGTGCGCAAGTGCGTGTTCGAGCTCGTCCGCATCGTCAACGCGCGGCGGCCGCCGCAGCAGCCGGTGATCGATCCGATCGAGAAGCTTGCGGAAATTTACGAGCTGGACAACGTCTTCGGTATCTCCGAATGGTTTGCGGACATCGTCCGGCAGCTGGCGGAGGAATCGAGCAGCAAATACAGCCGCAAAATCCGGGACGTGCTGCAATATATTCATGTCAACTATCAGCGGGACATCTCCCTGAACGAAGTCGCCGACCGGCTGGGGCTCAGCCTGATTTATACAAGCCAGCTGTTCAAAAAGGAAGTCGGCGTTTCCTTCGTCGCCTATATCGCGAGGTACCGGATCGAACGCGCCCGCGAGCTGCTGGAAACGGGTAAATACAAGGTGCACGAGGTCGGCGCGATGGTCGGCTACCAGACGGTGCAGTACTTCTGCAAAACCTATAAGCGGATAACGGGCAAAAATCCCGGCGATCGTTAA
- a CDS encoding zf-TFIIB domain-containing protein: MKCPVCENVRMREVEREGVLIDVCPDCKGVWLDRGELDKLMQGEREYREYDDDDRFEGKFDEHKSRPHDSGGYGGYDKHGHKRRKKKSMFDVFGDIFD; this comes from the coding sequence ATGAAGTGTCCGGTTTGTGAAAATGTCCGGATGCGCGAAGTGGAACGGGAAGGCGTGCTCATCGACGTTTGCCCCGACTGCAAGGGCGTTTGGCTGGATCGCGGGGAATTGGACAAACTCATGCAGGGCGAACGGGAATACCGGGAATATGACGACGACGACCGTTTTGAGGGAAAATTCGACGAGCACAAAAGCCGGCCGCACGACAGCGGCGGATACGGCGGCTACGACAAGCACGGCCACAAGCGCCGGAAGAAAAAATCGATGTTTGACGTTTTCGGCGATATATTCGACTAA